Proteins from a single region of Salinibacter grassmerensis:
- the nuoE gene encoding complex I 24 kDa subunit family protein, with the protein MSSFDVQQPIVELPDQDPDPAFSEDELVWTDEEEEQIEAWKDQYAEDQGAIMKVLWLAQEKFGYLAPEVIQLCADTLDMTFTQAYGVATFYHQYFKEEKGTYVFDVCTCFTCQVCGGYDILHYLEEKLGVHAGETTDDGMFTVQEAECLGACGSAPMMEITNGVYVHNLTPEKIDDLIESLRAGEVPSFTSMTLPQDEEELDGNRRTDVENTETYQTQPRAEHTE; encoded by the coding sequence ATGTCTAGTTTCGACGTTCAACAGCCCATTGTCGAGCTTCCGGACCAGGACCCCGATCCGGCGTTCTCGGAGGACGAGCTCGTGTGGACCGACGAGGAAGAAGAGCAGATTGAGGCCTGGAAGGACCAGTACGCGGAAGACCAGGGCGCCATCATGAAGGTGCTGTGGCTGGCCCAGGAGAAGTTTGGGTACCTGGCCCCAGAAGTGATCCAGCTCTGCGCGGACACCCTCGACATGACGTTCACGCAGGCCTACGGCGTCGCGACCTTTTACCACCAGTATTTCAAGGAGGAGAAGGGCACCTACGTGTTCGACGTGTGCACCTGCTTCACCTGCCAGGTGTGCGGGGGGTACGACATTCTGCACTACCTGGAAGAAAAGCTGGGCGTCCACGCGGGCGAGACGACCGACGACGGGATGTTTACGGTCCAGGAGGCCGAGTGCCTCGGGGCCTGCGGCTCGGCGCCCATGATGGAAATTACGAACGGCGTTTACGTCCACAACCTGACCCCCGAAAAGATCGACGACCTCATTGAGAGCCTGCGCGCGGGGGAGGTCCCCTCGTTCACATCGATGACGCTGCCCCAGGACGAAGAGGAGCTGGACGGCAACCGCCGCACCGACGTCGAAAACACAGAGACGTACCAGACGCAGCCCCGGGCGGAGCACACGGAATGA
- the nuoF gene encoding NADH-quinone oxidoreductase subunit NuoF, whose protein sequence is MEANGTPQSPAGDWRSYERMLLPPIQDLHKLGVYEEHGGYGRLRRVLENDAFEPGDVTDEVKASGLTGRGGAGFPTGIKWTFMPEPDDRPRFIGVNADESEPGTFKDRQVMEYNPHLMLEGILLAGYALHIDTAYVYIRGEYTDWIVHLKQQLEKAYEAGYVGENIMGSGFTMDIVLHKGAGAYICGEETSLMESIEGKRGYPRYKPPFPAQSGIFGCPTTINNAETLAHIPLIMEQGGEAYANIGAGDMPGPALYGMSGHVKNPGVYEFPTGMLLTDMIYDVCGGMARDKGLKAVVPGGSSVPPVPADQIDGISMNDESLGEVGSRTGTFCPLVLDEETDMVSFLRRVAHFYQDETCGQCTPCREGTSWLEKILARIDEGEGRMRDIDLLLELCDNMDGGRTICAFADGAVGPVRATVKRFREEFVAKCQASVHPVSTEVSAGAESAVAATE, encoded by the coding sequence ATGGAAGCGAACGGAACGCCCCAAAGTCCGGCCGGCGACTGGCGCTCGTACGAGCGGATGCTCCTGCCGCCCATCCAAGACCTTCACAAGCTGGGCGTGTACGAGGAGCACGGGGGGTACGGCCGCCTCCGCCGCGTCCTGGAGAACGACGCGTTTGAGCCGGGCGACGTCACCGACGAGGTCAAAGCCTCCGGGCTCACCGGGCGCGGTGGGGCCGGCTTCCCCACGGGAATCAAGTGGACCTTCATGCCGGAGCCGGACGACCGCCCGCGCTTCATCGGCGTCAATGCCGACGAGAGCGAGCCGGGCACCTTCAAGGACCGGCAGGTGATGGAGTACAACCCGCACCTGATGCTCGAAGGCATTCTCCTGGCCGGGTACGCCCTCCACATCGACACGGCCTACGTCTACATCCGGGGCGAGTACACCGACTGGATCGTGCACCTGAAGCAGCAACTGGAGAAGGCCTACGAGGCGGGCTACGTGGGCGAGAACATCATGGGCTCGGGCTTCACGATGGACATCGTCCTCCACAAGGGAGCCGGGGCCTACATCTGTGGGGAGGAGACGAGCCTGATGGAGAGCATAGAAGGCAAGCGCGGGTATCCCCGCTACAAGCCGCCCTTTCCGGCGCAGAGCGGCATCTTTGGGTGCCCCACGACCATCAACAACGCCGAGACGCTGGCCCACATTCCGCTCATCATGGAGCAGGGGGGCGAGGCGTACGCAAACATCGGGGCGGGGGACATGCCGGGACCGGCCCTCTACGGGATGTCCGGGCACGTGAAGAACCCCGGCGTCTACGAATTCCCGACGGGGATGCTGCTGACCGACATGATCTACGACGTGTGCGGCGGAATGGCCCGCGACAAGGGCCTGAAGGCCGTAGTGCCCGGCGGGTCCTCGGTGCCGCCGGTGCCGGCCGACCAGATTGATGGCATCTCGATGAACGACGAGAGCCTCGGCGAGGTGGGCTCGCGGACGGGGACGTTCTGCCCGCTCGTCCTCGACGAAGAGACCGACATGGTCTCGTTCCTCCGCCGCGTGGCGCACTTCTACCAGGACGAAACCTGCGGTCAGTGCACGCCCTGCCGCGAGGGAACGAGCTGGCTCGAAAAGATTCTCGCCCGCATCGACGAGGGGGAGGGGCGCATGCGTGACATTGACCTTCTTCTCGAGCTCTGCGACAACATGGACGGGGGGCGCACCATTTGTGCCTTCGCGGACGGCGCCGTGGGGCCGGTACGGGCCACCGTCAAGCGGTTCCGAGAGGAGTTTGTGGCGAAGTGCCAGGCGTCCGTCCACCCCGTGAGCACCGAGGTGTCCGCCGGCGCAGAGTCGGCTGTGGCGGCGACGGAGTAG
- a CDS encoding 2Fe-2S iron-sulfur cluster-binding protein, with protein sequence MSIVTVDGTTYEYEGEQKLLQFCLNQGIELPHFCYHPAMSIPANCRQCLVKVGMPKEDRETGEVVRNGDGEPEIQYFPQLQASCTVDLRDGMVVKTHRTSEEVEQAQTDNLEFLLTNHPLDCPICDQAGHCPLQIQSYKYGPEGSRFEFRKVHKPKRVKLGPRVTLDAERCINCTRCTRFTDEVSESNQLTIANRGVKNHPITAPGETFDDPYSMNTIDICPVGALTSSDFRFKARIWEMSSTPSITTTNATGASCHYWVRDNQVLRITPRQNMEVNEYWLPDEDRLVYNQFNDNRPEGPHIRRNDTRTQSNWQQAYARTASLLGSADPERILFLGSAHATVEDNYLLTQLADAVGADAPRYIPHVEPGAGDDWLITDDKTPNAEGCERLGIRPVDEELVGSRIASGEYDLVYVLEDDPVGSGLCDAEALADTDVVLHYYNTTNETLPRATAALPAAMVVETVGTYVNQDGHAQRVRPAKEIQGVNRTLMMEMGTNREDEHGTPFDRWHNDENRINCKPSWDILPEVAAKLGEDMNYPKGPEQIMDEVQSTLDAFAGATYEAMGMKGTKLEDVETGEAV encoded by the coding sequence ATGTCCATCGTCACTGTCGACGGAACGACCTACGAGTACGAGGGGGAGCAGAAGCTCTTGCAGTTCTGCCTGAACCAGGGCATTGAGCTGCCCCACTTCTGCTACCACCCCGCCATGTCCATTCCGGCCAACTGCCGGCAGTGCCTCGTGAAGGTGGGCATGCCGAAGGAGGACCGCGAGACCGGCGAGGTGGTGCGCAACGGCGACGGGGAGCCCGAAATTCAGTACTTCCCACAGCTGCAGGCCAGCTGCACGGTCGATCTCCGGGACGGCATGGTCGTGAAGACGCACCGCACCAGTGAGGAGGTGGAGCAGGCGCAGACCGACAACCTGGAGTTCCTGCTGACGAACCACCCGCTCGACTGCCCGATCTGTGACCAGGCCGGTCACTGTCCGCTCCAGATTCAGTCCTACAAGTACGGGCCGGAGGGCTCCCGCTTCGAGTTCCGCAAGGTGCACAAGCCGAAGCGTGTGAAGCTGGGCCCCCGCGTGACGCTCGACGCCGAGCGGTGCATCAACTGCACCCGCTGCACCCGCTTTACCGACGAGGTGTCGGAGAGCAACCAGCTCACCATTGCGAACCGGGGCGTCAAGAACCACCCAATCACTGCCCCGGGCGAGACGTTCGACGACCCCTACTCGATGAATACGATCGACATCTGCCCGGTGGGCGCGCTCACGTCGTCGGACTTCCGCTTCAAGGCGCGCATCTGGGAGATGAGCTCCACGCCGTCGATCACGACGACCAACGCCACGGGCGCGAGCTGCCACTACTGGGTGCGCGACAACCAGGTGCTGCGCATCACGCCCCGGCAAAACATGGAGGTCAACGAGTACTGGCTCCCCGACGAGGATCGGCTCGTCTACAACCAGTTCAACGACAACCGCCCGGAGGGCCCGCACATCCGGCGCAACGACACGCGGACGCAGAGCAACTGGCAGCAGGCCTACGCCCGGACCGCCTCGCTGCTGGGCAGTGCCGATCCGGAGCGCATCCTGTTCCTCGGCTCGGCCCACGCGACGGTGGAGGACAACTACCTGCTCACGCAGCTGGCCGACGCGGTGGGCGCCGACGCGCCGCGATACATCCCGCACGTGGAGCCGGGTGCGGGCGACGACTGGCTCATCACCGACGACAAGACGCCCAACGCCGAGGGATGCGAGCGCCTCGGCATCCGCCCGGTCGACGAAGAGCTGGTCGGCTCCCGCATCGCGAGCGGCGAGTATGACCTGGTGTACGTCCTGGAAGACGACCCCGTCGGGTCGGGGCTCTGCGACGCGGAGGCCCTGGCCGACACGGACGTGGTGCTCCACTACTACAACACGACGAACGAAACGCTGCCCCGCGCCACCGCGGCCCTGCCCGCGGCAATGGTGGTCGAGACGGTGGGCACCTACGTGAATCAGGACGGCCACGCCCAGCGCGTGCGTCCGGCGAAGGAGATTCAGGGTGTCAACCGCACGCTCATGATGGAGATGGGCACCAACCGGGAGGATGAGCACGGCACACCGTTCGACCGCTGGCACAACGACGAGAACCGCATCAACTGCAAGCCCAGCTGGGACATTCTCCCCGAAGTCGCGGCGAAGCTCGGCGAAGACATGAACTACCCGAAGGGCCCGGAGCAGATCATGGACGAGGTCCAGTCCACGCTCGATGCCTTCGCGGGCGCCACCTACGAGGCGATGGGGATGAAGGGAACGAAGCTGGAGGACGTGGAGACGGGAGAGGCGGTGTGA
- a CDS encoding DUF421 domain-containing protein — MIDWTWIRAAEDAPLMIVFSAVALYALLILYTRLVGLRSFSKMSGFDFAITIAIGSILASVTLWQKPTLWEGAVALAVLFGLQFVVGTLRKRLPGVKTLVDNAPLLLMDGPEVLSDNLRRANMTEADLHAKLREANVTRLVQVRAVVMESTGDVSVLHAPPDAPALDDALLEDVQGVPR; from the coding sequence ATGATCGACTGGACCTGGATCCGCGCGGCGGAAGATGCACCGCTCATGATCGTCTTCTCGGCCGTGGCGCTGTACGCACTACTCATCCTGTACACCCGCCTCGTTGGGCTGCGGAGCTTCTCGAAGATGAGCGGGTTCGATTTCGCCATCACCATTGCCATCGGGTCGATCCTTGCCAGCGTCACGCTCTGGCAGAAGCCGACGCTGTGGGAGGGAGCGGTTGCGCTCGCCGTGCTCTTTGGGCTGCAGTTTGTAGTGGGGACGCTCCGCAAGCGACTTCCCGGCGTCAAGACCCTCGTCGACAACGCGCCGCTCCTCCTCATGGACGGCCCCGAGGTGCTGTCCGACAACCTGCGCCGTGCCAACATGACCGAGGCCGACCTGCACGCCAAGCTGCGCGAAGCAAACGTGACACGACTGGTGCAGGTGCGCGCCGTGGTCATGGAGTCGACGGGAGACGTGTCTGTGCTGCACGCTCCTCCGGACGCACCGGCCCTCGACGATGCCCTGCTCGAAGATGTGCAGGGCGTTCCGCGGTAG
- a CDS encoding NAD+ synthase: protein MNIALAQINPTIGDLEGNRKLILDYARRGDDRGADLVVFPELCVTGYPPEDLLENPFFKRAVQRTVDHLAQALPSDLGVIIGAPVPNGDRFGKPLRNAALLLEDGAVQDRVYKTLLPTYDIFDEDRHFEPAEERRLLEWRGVRIGLHVCEDMWNVHQPEGIDQSEQYEHDPVAELAALDPDFFVNISASPFSIGKHKVRDKLVEHICRRHERPFLLCNQVGANTEIIHDGDSRVHAADGTQVECAASFEEDLLFWDTEASNEACTTGRDATADLHEALVLGVRDYYEKTGIFDKALVGLSGGIDSAVTCALAVEALGPERVVGVTMPSEISSEGSITDSQALADNLGIEFKEIPIEPAVDAFDDMLAEEFAGTEPGVAEENIQSRARGVTLMALSNKFGHLLLSTGNKSEVAIGYVTLYGDTNGGLAVLSDVLKTRVYELARHINARAGENVIPQNTIDKPPSAELRTGQKDTDTLPPYETLDAILERYVEQKKELGTIVGETSLDEDLVRGVLRQVDQNEYKRRQAPPGLRVTEKAFGIGRRIPIVMEWDREAMEALAAEEPVSNL from the coding sequence ATGAACATTGCTCTGGCCCAGATCAACCCCACCATCGGGGACCTGGAGGGCAATCGGAAACTGATCCTCGACTACGCCCGGCGAGGGGATGACCGCGGGGCGGACCTCGTCGTCTTCCCCGAGCTTTGCGTAACGGGGTACCCCCCGGAGGACCTGCTCGAAAATCCGTTCTTCAAACGGGCCGTCCAGCGCACGGTCGACCACCTGGCCCAGGCCCTGCCGTCGGACCTCGGCGTCATCATCGGGGCGCCGGTGCCCAACGGCGACCGGTTCGGCAAGCCCCTCCGCAACGCCGCGTTGCTTCTGGAGGACGGGGCCGTGCAGGACCGTGTCTACAAGACCCTGCTCCCGACCTACGACATTTTCGACGAGGACCGGCACTTCGAGCCCGCCGAGGAGCGACGCCTGCTCGAATGGCGGGGTGTGCGCATCGGGCTCCACGTCTGCGAAGACATGTGGAACGTGCATCAGCCCGAGGGGATCGACCAGAGCGAGCAGTACGAACACGATCCGGTCGCGGAGCTAGCGGCCCTGGACCCGGACTTCTTCGTAAACATCAGCGCCTCCCCGTTCTCGATCGGGAAGCACAAGGTCCGCGACAAGCTCGTGGAGCACATCTGTCGCCGCCACGAGCGCCCGTTCCTGCTCTGCAATCAGGTGGGCGCCAACACCGAAATTATCCACGATGGCGACAGCCGCGTGCACGCCGCCGACGGCACCCAGGTCGAATGTGCGGCCTCCTTCGAGGAAGACCTGCTCTTCTGGGACACCGAGGCCTCCAACGAGGCCTGCACGACGGGGCGCGACGCGACCGCAGACCTGCATGAGGCGCTCGTTCTTGGCGTCCGCGACTACTACGAGAAGACCGGCATTTTCGACAAGGCCCTCGTGGGCCTTTCGGGGGGCATCGACTCGGCGGTCACCTGCGCCCTGGCTGTCGAGGCGCTGGGCCCGGAGCGCGTGGTGGGGGTGACCATGCCCTCTGAAATCTCGTCGGAGGGGTCCATCACCGACTCCCAGGCGCTCGCCGACAACCTGGGCATCGAGTTTAAGGAGATCCCGATCGAGCCGGCGGTCGACGCGTTCGACGACATGCTGGCCGAGGAATTTGCGGGGACCGAGCCCGGCGTGGCCGAAGAAAACATCCAGTCCCGGGCCCGCGGGGTCACGCTCATGGCGCTGTCGAACAAGTTCGGTCACCTGCTGCTGTCGACGGGCAACAAGAGCGAGGTGGCCATCGGCTACGTGACGCTCTACGGCGACACGAACGGGGGGCTGGCGGTGCTGAGCGACGTGCTCAAAACGCGCGTCTACGAGCTGGCCCGCCACATCAACGCGCGGGCCGGAGAGAACGTGATCCCACAGAACACCATCGACAAGCCCCCTTCCGCGGAGCTGCGGACGGGCCAGAAGGACACCGACACGCTGCCGCCCTACGAGACGCTCGACGCCATTCTGGAGCGGTATGTGGAGCAGAAGAAAGAACTGGGGACCATCGTCGGGGAGACAAGCCTCGACGAGGACCTCGTGCGTGGTGTGCTGCGGCAGGTCGACCAGAACGAGTACAAGCGGCGCCAGGCGCCCCCCGGCCTCCGGGTCACCGAGAAGGCCTTCGGCATCGGCCGCCGCATTCCGATCGTTATGGAATGGGACCGCGAGGCCATGGAGGCGCTCGCCGCCGAGGAGCCTGTATCGAACCTGTAG
- a CDS encoding signal peptidase II, producing MRVFWIAGAVLLLDQAAKATVLQFMYREQSIPLLGDWLRLTFTENPGMAFGITIGPPGTVTILSLLATVLVGAYIYQVRNDYAPYRWSLAFILGGALGNIVDRVFYGVLLDYGPYFTGRVVDFIHVSLWQGFIPRIIPVFGGAYMELFPIWNVADMSIVLGVVGVMIFHQAFHERRIAKRRAASAGGRTWRRPAAVFSDLGLEAPPPPPSALTQADAPAPRDEAASENGSASSRSSAVSETQL from the coding sequence ATGCGTGTCTTTTGGATTGCTGGCGCCGTCCTGCTCCTCGACCAGGCCGCCAAGGCGACGGTCCTCCAGTTCATGTACCGCGAGCAGTCCATCCCCCTCCTCGGGGACTGGCTGCGGCTGACCTTCACGGAAAACCCGGGCATGGCGTTCGGCATCACGATCGGCCCGCCCGGGACCGTGACCATCCTCTCACTCCTCGCGACCGTGCTTGTCGGGGCGTACATCTACCAGGTGCGCAACGACTACGCGCCCTACCGATGGAGCCTGGCCTTCATCCTGGGCGGGGCGCTGGGCAACATCGTCGACCGTGTCTTCTACGGCGTGCTGCTCGACTACGGCCCATACTTCACCGGGCGCGTGGTCGATTTCATTCACGTGAGCCTCTGGCAGGGCTTCATTCCCCGGATTATTCCGGTGTTTGGGGGGGCGTACATGGAGTTGTTTCCCATCTGGAACGTGGCCGACATGTCGATTGTCCTCGGGGTCGTCGGGGTCATGATCTTCCACCAGGCCTTCCACGAGCGCCGGATTGCGAAGCGCCGGGCGGCCAGTGCCGGTGGGCGAACGTGGCGACGGCCCGCGGCGGTCTTCTCGGACCTGGGCCTGGAGGCGCCCCCGCCGCCCCCGTCGGCCCTGACGCAGGCAGACGCCCCTGCGCCGCGCGACGAGGCGGCCTCCGAAAACGGTTCGGCCTCCTCCCGGTCGTCGGCCGTCTCGGAGACGCAGCTCTAG
- the lepA gene encoding translation elongation factor 4: MPDLSTIRNFCIIAHIDHGKSTLADRLLERTGTITEREMKEQTLDDMDLERERGITIKSHAVRMRHAAPDGEEYTLNLIDTPGHVDFTYEVSRALKACEGAILLVDAAQGIEAQTISNLWLALEQDLEIIPVINKIDLPVARPDEVAQALEDLIGEPAEDILQISAKTGEGVDEMLDLMIDRVPPPSGDPDAPLRALIFDSIYDSYRGSVVYARVFDGTLEAGDTMEFMSNKKQYDAEEMGILRMGRQKVDTFTAGDVGYIIGSIKDIQDARVGDTITTASDPAEEPIPGFEEVKPMVFSGIYPTETDDFEELRGALEKLQLNDASLTYQAESSSALGYGFRVGFLGLLHMEIIQERLEREFDLDIITTVPNVEYEVEVEEKGEPKAVAVDKPEDMPHYGDIEAVHEPYVKADIITPSDYIGNVIELCEKRRGEYGSQRWLDGQTVKLEYELPLAEIVFDFYDNLKSASRGYASFDYELLEYRESDLVKLTILIDEKPAEPLSTIVHRDSAHEVGRKLAKKLKDVIPRQLYEVPIQASIGSRIVARETIKAQRKDVTAKCYGGDVSRKKKLLEEQKEGKKRMKQMGEIDVPQEAFLAILSVDED; this comes from the coding sequence ATGCCTGACCTTTCGACGATCCGCAACTTCTGCATCATCGCGCACATCGACCACGGGAAGAGCACCCTGGCCGATCGGCTCCTGGAGCGCACCGGGACCATCACCGAGCGCGAGATGAAGGAGCAGACGCTCGACGACATGGACCTGGAGCGGGAGCGGGGCATTACCATCAAGAGCCACGCCGTCCGCATGAGGCACGCCGCCCCGGATGGGGAGGAGTACACGCTTAACCTCATCGACACGCCCGGGCACGTCGACTTCACCTACGAGGTGAGCCGCGCGCTCAAGGCCTGCGAGGGGGCCATCCTGCTGGTCGACGCGGCGCAGGGCATCGAGGCCCAGACCATCTCCAACCTGTGGCTTGCCCTGGAGCAGGACCTGGAGATCATCCCCGTCATCAACAAGATTGACCTGCCGGTGGCCCGGCCCGACGAGGTGGCACAGGCCCTGGAGGACCTGATCGGGGAGCCCGCCGAGGACATCCTCCAGATCAGCGCCAAGACGGGCGAGGGGGTCGACGAGATGCTCGACCTTATGATCGACCGGGTGCCGCCCCCGTCCGGCGACCCGGACGCGCCGCTGCGCGCCCTCATCTTCGATTCCATCTACGACTCGTACCGGGGCTCTGTCGTCTACGCCCGCGTCTTCGACGGCACGCTGGAGGCGGGGGACACGATGGAGTTCATGTCCAACAAGAAGCAGTACGACGCCGAGGAAATGGGCATCCTGCGGATGGGGCGGCAGAAGGTCGACACGTTCACGGCGGGCGACGTGGGCTACATCATCGGCTCCATCAAGGACATTCAGGATGCGCGCGTCGGCGACACCATCACGACGGCCAGTGACCCCGCCGAGGAGCCGATTCCGGGCTTCGAGGAGGTAAAGCCCATGGTCTTCAGCGGCATCTATCCCACCGAGACCGACGACTTCGAGGAGCTGCGCGGCGCGCTCGAGAAGCTGCAGCTCAACGACGCCTCGCTCACGTACCAGGCCGAGAGCTCTTCCGCGCTCGGGTACGGCTTTCGGGTGGGCTTCCTGGGCCTGCTCCACATGGAAATCATCCAGGAGCGACTGGAGCGTGAGTTCGACCTGGACATCATCACCACGGTGCCCAACGTGGAGTACGAGGTGGAGGTCGAGGAGAAGGGGGAGCCCAAGGCCGTGGCGGTCGACAAGCCCGAGGACATGCCGCACTACGGCGACATCGAGGCGGTCCACGAGCCCTACGTGAAGGCCGACATCATTACGCCGAGTGACTACATCGGCAACGTCATTGAGCTCTGTGAGAAGCGGCGTGGGGAGTACGGGAGCCAGCGCTGGCTCGACGGACAGACGGTGAAGCTCGAGTACGAGCTGCCCCTCGCAGAGATTGTCTTCGACTTCTACGACAACCTCAAGAGCGCGAGCCGCGGCTACGCCTCGTTCGACTATGAGCTGCTGGAGTACCGCGAGAGCGACCTCGTAAAGCTGACCATCCTGATCGACGAGAAGCCGGCCGAGCCCCTCTCCACCATCGTCCACCGCGACTCCGCCCACGAGGTGGGGCGCAAGCTCGCCAAGAAGCTCAAGGACGTCATCCCCCGACAGCTCTACGAGGTGCCCATTCAGGCGTCGATCGGGAGCCGCATCGTGGCCCGCGAGACGATCAAGGCGCAGCGCAAGGACGTGACGGCCAAGTGCTACGGCGGAGACGTGAGCCGCAAGAAAAAGCTGCTGGAGGAGCAGAAGGAGGGCAAGAAACGCATGAAACAGATGGGAGAGATCGACGTCCCGCAGGAGGCCTTCCTCGCCATTCTCTCCGTCGACGAAGACTAG
- the lepB gene encoding signal peptidase I codes for MSTDDSSRDADAHKSELRQWGESLVVAIVIVLIVRSLLFDLFRIPTPSMEENLLVGDYLVVSKLHYGPRTPVSLGIPLTSIHLPGVTFPYHRLPGFSKVQRGDPIVFNYPPDDEPIDRKVHYVKRVIGMPGDTLSVQDKLVNINGSPLPIGRGMQQYWTVTKSDARYQIPRRRMEEMGISEVRRTDRAETVRVLATPRGAKQIRQRSWVRSIEPYVLNSDEYSDLMYPSGRGYTPDNYGPVHIPAKGTTVELTDQNWALYRPVIVRYEDHDARQMTDSTFAIDGARTTTYTFQQDYFFAMGDNRDNSQDSRFWGFVPMDHVVGKAVLTYFSWDHEEWLPRFGRIMRPIADDGIFREQTVMNQLPEGQTAGRHRPDSSSGARPSVVTDRSPRVEELGDVP; via the coding sequence ATGTCGACCGACGATTCGAGCCGGGACGCCGACGCGCACAAGAGCGAGCTTCGACAGTGGGGCGAGTCTCTCGTCGTGGCCATCGTGATCGTCCTCATCGTGCGGTCGCTGCTGTTTGACCTCTTCCGCATTCCCACGCCCTCGATGGAAGAAAACCTCCTCGTGGGGGATTACCTCGTCGTATCGAAGCTGCACTACGGGCCCCGAACGCCGGTCTCGCTGGGCATTCCACTGACGTCCATTCACCTCCCGGGCGTCACGTTTCCGTATCACCGCCTGCCCGGGTTCTCGAAGGTGCAGCGGGGAGACCCGATCGTGTTCAACTACCCGCCCGACGACGAGCCGATCGACCGCAAGGTGCACTACGTAAAGCGGGTTATTGGCATGCCGGGCGACACCCTGTCGGTACAGGACAAGCTCGTGAACATCAATGGGAGCCCCCTGCCCATCGGGCGCGGCATGCAGCAGTACTGGACCGTTACCAAAAGCGACGCGCGCTACCAGATCCCCCGGAGACGCATGGAGGAAATGGGCATTAGCGAGGTGCGGCGGACCGACCGGGCCGAGACGGTACGCGTGCTGGCGACGCCCAGGGGGGCGAAGCAAATCCGTCAGCGGTCGTGGGTGCGCTCCATCGAGCCCTACGTTCTGAACAGCGACGAGTACAGCGATCTCATGTACCCCTCCGGACGAGGGTACACGCCGGACAACTACGGGCCCGTCCACATTCCGGCGAAGGGGACCACCGTGGAGCTCACGGACCAGAACTGGGCCCTTTACAGGCCGGTCATCGTGCGGTATGAGGACCACGACGCTCGGCAGATGACGGACTCCACCTTCGCCATCGATGGGGCCCGCACGACCACATACACGTTTCAGCAGGACTACTTTTTCGCGATGGGGGACAACCGGGACAATTCGCAGGACAGCCGGTTCTGGGGCTTCGTGCCCATGGATCACGTCGTGGGCAAGGCCGTCCTCACGTACTTCTCGTGGGATCACGAGGAGTGGCTCCCGCGCTTCGGGCGCATCATGCGGCCCATCGCGGACGACGGCATCTTCCGCGAACAGACGGTCATGAACCAATTACCTGAGGGCCAGACGGCCGGCCGCCACCGTCCCGACTCGTCGTCCGGGGCCCGCCCGTCGGTGGTTACGGATCGGTCTCCACGCGTCGAGGAGCTCGGGGACGTGCCCTAG
- a CDS encoding L,D-transpeptidase yields the protein MRTYRTLLLVGLGVLLLLPGMSSPAAAQGYFDQYAIENILARQADNLNDLPEVYYEYAVLNAPSGNSVVARDRFYQRIGNGNSETGRERSQLVELLNRQTVENTPLGDTLVVPTEFGLDFRAYSPFPRYYPEAHRIQKLFVIHKTVQAFAAYEYGQLARWGIVNTGNPDSTATPTGRFNFNWKEKERVSTMSPPGEEWTMRWVFNFHAARGIHVHQYSMPTGGPTSHGCVRLVDADAKWIYDWAEPWQTTKGHMGPSSGQGRLMEPGTMVLVVGDDPEGTPKPFEYKARYPVLRRVGLPSSPYDVPAGTNQQEMWDRLREQRASR from the coding sequence ATGCGCACGTACAGGACGCTGCTCCTCGTCGGTCTCGGCGTGCTCCTGCTCCTGCCGGGCATGTCCTCGCCCGCCGCGGCGCAGGGGTACTTCGATCAGTACGCCATCGAGAACATCCTGGCCCGGCAGGCCGATAATCTCAACGACCTGCCCGAGGTGTACTACGAGTACGCCGTGCTCAACGCCCCGAGCGGCAACAGTGTGGTGGCCCGCGACCGGTTCTACCAGCGCATCGGGAACGGAAACTCCGAGACGGGCCGCGAACGGTCCCAGCTCGTCGAACTGCTCAACCGACAAACGGTCGAGAACACGCCCCTCGGCGACACGCTCGTCGTGCCCACCGAGTTTGGCCTCGACTTTCGGGCCTACTCCCCGTTTCCCCGCTACTACCCGGAGGCCCACCGCATCCAGAAGCTGTTCGTCATCCACAAGACAGTGCAGGCCTTCGCCGCGTACGAGTACGGCCAACTCGCGCGCTGGGGCATCGTGAACACCGGCAACCCCGACTCCACGGCCACGCCGACGGGCCGGTTCAACTTTAACTGGAAGGAGAAGGAGCGCGTCTCGACGATGAGCCCGCCCGGCGAAGAGTGGACGATGCGCTGGGTCTTTAACTTTCACGCGGCCCGCGGCATCCACGTCCACCAGTACTCGATGCCCACGGGCGGCCCTACGAGCCACGGCTGTGTGCGCCTCGTCGACGCCGATGCCAAGTGGATCTACGACTGGGCCGAGCCCTGGCAGACGACGAAGGGACACATGGGGCCTTCATCGGGCCAGGGCAGGCTCATGGAGCCGGGCACCATGGTGCTCGTGGTGGGCGACGATCCGGAGGGCACCCCGAAGCCGTTCGAGTACAAGGCCCGGTACCCGGTGCTGAGGCGCGTGGGGCTGCCGAGTAGCCCCTACGATGTGCCGGCCGGTACCAACCAGCAAGAGATGTGGGACCGGCTTCGAGAACAGCGGGCCTCCCGTTAG